From the Bacillus tuaregi genome, one window contains:
- a CDS encoding HpcH/HpaI aldolase family protein: MRKNTLKEKIDQKQKVFGTWLMTNSQDNAEILGHTGVDFIMIDAEHGSMDLESAGRMVSVIRGTQATPLLRVAGNEKSLIKKGLDTGASGVMIPMVNTEEEAKDAVSYCKYPPVGVRGMGAGRAVLFGAAAEEYEDYYAQANEEVLVIVQIEHYEAVENIAEILSVPNIDIAFVGPYDLSTSMGLPGQVNHPDVIKNFQKVITACEKFNVTPGIMTWTDGIEQHLEMGFKFLLGGMDGAILYNGVKQLVTEFNGFTK; encoded by the coding sequence ATGAGGAAGAATACCTTAAAGGAAAAAATAGATCAGAAGCAAAAGGTCTTTGGGACCTGGCTAATGACGAACAGTCAGGATAATGCTGAAATCCTCGGACACACTGGCGTCGATTTTATTATGATTGATGCTGAACATGGCTCCATGGATCTAGAATCAGCGGGACGAATGGTTTCGGTCATTAGAGGTACGCAGGCAACTCCGCTTCTCAGGGTTGCGGGAAACGAAAAGTCACTAATAAAAAAAGGACTTGATACAGGGGCTTCAGGAGTTATGATTCCAATGGTGAATACGGAGGAGGAGGCAAAGGATGCCGTGAGCTATTGTAAATATCCTCCTGTTGGCGTTCGCGGAATGGGGGCTGGACGGGCGGTCTTATTCGGTGCTGCTGCGGAGGAATATGAGGACTATTATGCACAGGCCAATGAGGAAGTATTGGTCATTGTCCAAATCGAGCATTATGAGGCCGTTGAAAATATTGCTGAAATTCTCTCTGTCCCGAATATCGATATTGCTTTTGTTGGACCATATGATTTAAGTACGTCAATGGGATTGCCAGGGCAGGTGAATCATCCTGATGTGATAAAGAACTTTCAGAAGGTCATCACAGCCTGTGAAAAATTCAATGTTACTCCGGGCATCATGACGTGGACAGATGGAATTGAGCAGCATCTTGAAATGGGCTTTAAGTTTCTTCTCGGAGGCATGGACGGAGCGATTCTATATAATGGAGTCAAGCAGTTAGTGACTGAATTTAATGGATTTACTAAATAA
- a CDS encoding acetyl-CoA hydrolase/transferase family protein, which translates to MSVQRMYQAKVCMAEEAVQFVEPGEVVVFPINPGEPPALLQALPTNQKLMGNTLFRMLPGYPLIETESEIIKQVSIFLSGHDRKAFSEGVSDLLPNHFSDIPALLKMSSPTPVVMAAVSPMDEEGYFSLGTSVSYVGDLLDQAKSIILEVNQKMPRTFGEQNKIHISQVTALIENDFDLPSLPEPILNDKDTKIGQTIADLIRNGDTLQIGFGSMPNAVMEYLKDHRDLGIYTEMLPDKVVDLYEKGVITNANKKIYRGKTTATFALGSRRLYDFMNNNEDIFMLPCQVSNDLRNISQLDHLVSVNSTVEVDFLGQCNSEVIAGKYYSSTGGQADFAKGVRMTENGRGIICLYSTAKNDSISKIVPLLSPGSVVSTTKNDVDYVVTEFGKAELRGKTVQGRTEALINIAHPKFREELTFEAIKRGFLPKKNFFMI; encoded by the coding sequence ATGAGTGTTCAAAGGATGTATCAAGCAAAGGTTTGTATGGCAGAGGAAGCAGTTCAATTTGTGGAGCCAGGTGAGGTGGTTGTTTTTCCAATCAACCCTGGTGAACCTCCTGCTCTGTTGCAGGCACTGCCAACCAATCAAAAGCTAATGGGGAATACACTTTTCCGGATGTTGCCTGGGTATCCGCTTATCGAAACGGAATCGGAAATCATTAAACAGGTTTCAATCTTTTTAAGTGGTCATGACCGTAAGGCATTTAGCGAAGGAGTGAGCGATCTACTTCCTAACCATTTTTCAGACATACCTGCATTATTAAAAATGTCATCACCGACACCAGTGGTGATGGCGGCAGTATCACCAATGGATGAGGAAGGTTATTTCTCACTTGGTACAAGTGTCAGCTATGTGGGTGATTTACTAGATCAGGCTAAGTCTATTATTCTGGAAGTCAATCAAAAAATGCCGCGAACCTTTGGCGAACAAAATAAAATTCATATCAGCCAGGTAACAGCGTTGATTGAGAATGATTTTGATTTGCCCTCACTGCCAGAGCCGATTTTGAATGATAAGGATACGAAAATCGGTCAGACGATTGCAGACTTAATTCGTAATGGCGATACATTGCAAATTGGGTTTGGCTCGATGCCGAATGCGGTAATGGAATACCTGAAGGACCACCGTGACCTAGGAATCTATACTGAAATGTTGCCTGATAAAGTGGTAGATTTATATGAAAAGGGCGTGATCACAAACGCGAATAAGAAAATCTACCGAGGTAAGACCACGGCTACCTTTGCTTTAGGGTCTAGAAGATTATACGATTTTATGAATAACAATGAAGATATTTTCATGCTCCCATGCCAGGTCAGTAATGATTTACGAAATATTTCTCAGCTTGATCATTTGGTCTCAGTAAATTCTACAGTTGAGGTTGATTTCCTTGGTCAGTGTAATTCCGAGGTTATTGCTGGAAAATACTATTCTTCTACTGGAGGACAGGCGGATTTTGCCAAGGGAGTAAGAATGACAGAAAATGGGCGTGGAATTATTTGCCTATACTCAACAGCTAAAAATGATAGTATTTCAAAAATTGTTCCCTTGCTTTCACCCGGATCTGTTGTGAGTACAACGAAAAACGATGTTGATTATGTCGTAACCGAATTTGGTAAGGCGGAGCTTCGTGGGAAAACTGTTCAAGGACGAACAGAAGCGTTGATAAATATTGCCCATCCAAAATTTAGAGAAGAGCTTACTTTTGAAGCAATAAAAAGAGGCTTTCTTCCTAAGAAGAATTTTTTCATGATTTAG
- a CDS encoding DUF421 domain-containing protein has protein sequence MPEYVMVIGRSFLSFIVLFILARILGKKQISQLTFFDYVVGIVIGDMASTVAIDADMKYLHGVIGLVVFTLSSLLLSFGAIRSFKFRDLVESSPTIMVKNGKIMEESLKKHKMTFDDLLNGLRVQGAFKLSEVEIAILETDGQISVMKKPQYESLTPNDIGLETEEDHAPSLVIIDGKLLEKRLHYLGYSQEWLLDEIKKQGAEEVKDVFFAQLNSDGSVYVDLYDDKEKKKQEKQKPQLAASLRRVQADIESLATKAKDRNAKQMYYNQSMELQNVIKKINPYLNGKTQDF, from the coding sequence ATGCCCGAATATGTAATGGTAATTGGTCGTTCTTTCTTGTCTTTTATCGTTTTGTTTATTTTGGCAAGAATCCTTGGAAAAAAGCAAATATCCCAATTAACCTTTTTTGACTATGTGGTTGGGATTGTGATTGGCGATATGGCATCCACGGTTGCGATTGATGCAGACATGAAATATCTTCATGGTGTGATTGGATTGGTCGTGTTTACTCTTTCTTCATTACTTTTATCTTTCGGAGCGATTCGGTCCTTTAAATTTAGAGATTTAGTTGAGAGCAGTCCGACCATTATGGTGAAGAACGGAAAAATTATGGAGGAAAGTCTTAAAAAGCATAAGATGACCTTTGATGACCTGTTAAATGGATTACGGGTTCAAGGAGCGTTTAAGCTTTCTGAAGTTGAAATCGCGATTTTAGAAACAGATGGACAAATTAGTGTCATGAAAAAACCACAGTATGAATCGTTAACCCCAAATGATATCGGTCTGGAGACGGAGGAGGACCATGCACCTTCACTTGTTATCATTGATGGGAAACTGTTAGAAAAACGACTTCATTATCTTGGATATAGTCAGGAATGGTTGCTGGATGAAATAAAAAAACAGGGGGCTGAAGAGGTCAAGGATGTCTTCTTTGCCCAGTTGAATTCGGATGGCAGTGTTTATGTTGATTTATATGATGACAAAGAAAAGAAGAAGCAGGAAAAGCAAAAACCACAGCTTGCGGCTTCATTAAGAAGAGTACAGGCTGATATAGAAAGTTTGGCAACAAAGGCTAAGGATCGAAACGCGAAGCAAATGTACTATAACCAATCAATGGAGCTGCAAAATGTAATTAAAAAGATTAACCCTTATTTAAATGGAAAAACGCAAGACTTTTAA
- a CDS encoding helix-turn-helix domain-containing protein yields MNQLIKLNDLLYINQKNDLLYVNAERHLLIPSSSFGVLQRDLIDNIGMERMKSFFFKHGWNLGTDDAKEIMKNTSMSLEEKISYIPVFHSNKGHVKATIMEKDLQMEQGRVTSFRLKGVWEDSYEAEQHIHNLGYTDHPICYTLTGYASGAISLLFGEKVFFKEIQCKGTGASHCVWEGRLLSEWDEEVVEGIFYRKELPILKELEQTNAKLLHEKNNLSLVMEMEQELTDRVAKGINIKEMLDIVQKQIKVPVVVEDLYQQVVLVRGMTKEEYEPIKKDFFAFIKTEAPIQTIAKIQHAECMRLVSPIYLQEKIVGYCSFLYKDKTCQYEIDSMLINRVSSVCSVILLNEKVKLESTERMKGYFFEEIMNGKYRSEQAIMSKAFFIDLDFTGGYYAIHLKYTVSNKQQKLNPTLHNEIYESVTKYMSDKGIHVLIGEKTDSLLLLLPVKQLGERKVEYIIYPFMTYLRKRLHDTFWFAGISSMHNRVIDEVKDAFKEAHTAVKLSSTDTPITFFHELGILGVLVNDENRVAIKKLAAFTLGDLYKNLDQSKAELIGTLYAFLTNGGNFEQTAEQLAISISGLRYRLNKITNLLGGDLRDPERRFQLLLSLKALIVLNDEWLEIEQ; encoded by the coding sequence ATGAATCAACTGATTAAATTGAATGATTTATTATACATTAATCAAAAAAATGATCTTCTTTACGTTAATGCTGAGAGACATCTTTTGATTCCAAGCAGTTCATTTGGGGTATTACAGCGTGATTTAATTGACAATATCGGAATGGAGCGGATGAAGTCCTTTTTCTTTAAACATGGCTGGAACCTAGGAACAGATGATGCAAAAGAGATTATGAAGAATACTTCCATGAGTTTAGAAGAAAAAATATCATACATACCCGTATTTCATTCTAATAAAGGACATGTGAAAGCAACGATTATGGAGAAGGACCTCCAAATGGAGCAAGGGCGAGTGACATCCTTCCGTTTAAAGGGAGTATGGGAGGATTCTTACGAAGCTGAGCAGCATATACACAATTTAGGCTATACAGATCATCCTATTTGTTACACCCTTACAGGCTACGCGAGTGGGGCTATCTCACTGCTTTTTGGGGAAAAGGTATTTTTTAAAGAGATACAATGCAAGGGTACGGGGGCTTCCCATTGTGTATGGGAAGGAAGATTGCTTTCTGAGTGGGATGAAGAAGTGGTAGAGGGCATTTTTTATCGAAAGGAGCTTCCCATTTTAAAGGAGCTTGAGCAAACCAACGCGAAGCTGCTCCATGAAAAAAATAATCTATCTCTTGTGATGGAAATGGAGCAGGAGCTCACAGACAGAGTTGCGAAGGGCATTAATATAAAAGAAATGCTTGATATTGTTCAAAAGCAAATCAAAGTGCCTGTTGTCGTAGAGGATTTATACCAGCAGGTTGTCCTAGTGAGGGGAATGACAAAAGAAGAATATGAGCCGATTAAAAAGGATTTCTTTGCTTTCATCAAAACAGAAGCACCCATTCAGACCATTGCGAAAATCCAGCATGCCGAATGCATGAGACTTGTTTCTCCTATTTATTTGCAGGAAAAAATCGTTGGCTATTGCTCCTTTTTATATAAAGACAAAACATGTCAATATGAAATCGATTCGATGCTTATTAACCGGGTTTCCTCTGTGTGCTCTGTCATTTTATTAAATGAGAAGGTTAAGCTGGAATCGACGGAGCGGATGAAGGGTTACTTCTTTGAAGAAATAATGAATGGAAAATACCGTTCTGAGCAAGCCATTATGAGTAAGGCCTTTTTTATTGATTTGGATTTTACTGGTGGATATTATGCTATTCATCTGAAATATACCGTTTCCAACAAGCAGCAAAAATTAAATCCGACATTACATAATGAAATCTATGAATCCGTCACGAAATATATGTCAGATAAAGGTATTCATGTCCTAATTGGTGAAAAAACCGATAGCTTACTACTGCTGTTACCGGTAAAACAGCTGGGAGAAAGAAAAGTAGAGTATATTATTTACCCGTTTATGACCTATTTACGAAAAAGGCTTCATGATACATTTTGGTTTGCTGGGATTAGCTCAATGCATAATCGTGTAATCGATGAGGTCAAGGATGCTTTTAAAGAGGCTCATACTGCCGTTAAGCTGTCTTCGACAGATACTCCCATTACGTTCTTTCATGAATTAGGCATTCTGGGAGTTCTCGTCAATGATGAAAATAGAGTAGCCATCAAGAAGCTTGCGGCATTTACATTGGGAGATTTATACAAAAATCTTGATCAGAGTAAAGCGGAATTAATTGGGACATTATATGCCTTTTTGACAAACGGTGGTAACTTTGAGCAAACGGCCGAGCAATTAGCAATATCCATCAGTGGACTACGCTATCGTTTGAATAAAATCACTAATTTACTGGGCGGCGACCTGCGTGATCCAGAACGAAGATTTCAACTGCTTCTATCATTAAAGGCATTAATTGTGTTGAATGATGAATGGCTCGAAATAGAGCAGTAA
- a CDS encoding TetR/AcrR family transcriptional regulator, whose product MNNRKRKVADIALKLFVEKGIQQTSIQEIIDKANISKGTFYNYFSSKNDCISDILEFLRYDASQQRIAIQIGKDKKDRDVFIEQISILLRLNEERNLQPLFEAILSTNEADLKKLVLQHRVFEMEWLANRMIEVMGEEIRDYAFEGTVLFYGMLQHMLFALRITNTTYSIHHLVEVILSYTELIFPSMIKKEFSLLSHSAIDFFSTSVNKKLISKTELIHLGNQLQEQYQFNDEQQDLYEAIMYELERDRVRKIVLGHLLKPFQHLFKETSMASQVETFTNMVWFYLQTI is encoded by the coding sequence ATGAATAATCGAAAAAGAAAAGTAGCAGATATTGCATTAAAGTTGTTTGTTGAAAAGGGGATTCAACAAACCTCTATTCAGGAAATCATTGACAAAGCAAACATCTCAAAAGGGACTTTCTATAACTATTTCTCGTCTAAAAATGACTGTATCAGCGATATTTTAGAATTTCTTCGATATGATGCAAGTCAGCAGCGAATTGCCATACAAATTGGCAAGGATAAGAAGGATCGCGACGTTTTTATTGAGCAAATTTCCATTTTGCTTCGATTGAACGAGGAACGGAATTTACAGCCATTATTTGAGGCTATTTTATCTACAAATGAAGCCGATTTAAAAAAGCTGGTGCTGCAGCATCGTGTATTTGAAATGGAGTGGTTGGCAAATCGGATGATTGAAGTGATGGGGGAGGAAATACGGGACTATGCATTCGAAGGGACGGTACTGTTTTACGGAATGCTGCAGCATATGCTGTTTGCCCTACGCATTACGAATACCACCTATTCGATCCATCATTTAGTCGAGGTGATTCTGTCTTATACGGAGCTAATCTTTCCGAGTATGATAAAAAAGGAATTTTCGTTATTAAGTCATTCTGCGATTGATTTCTTTAGTACAAGTGTCAATAAAAAGCTCATATCAAAAACAGAGCTCATTCATTTAGGAAATCAGCTGCAGGAGCAATACCAATTTAATGATGAACAGCAGGATTTATATGAGGCGATCATGTATGAATTAGAGCGGGACCGGGTACGTAAAATCGTTCTCGGGCATCTTTTAAAGCCTTTTCAGCATCTATTTAAAGAAACTTCCATGGCTTCCCAAGTGGAGACCTTTACAAATATGGTCTGGTTTTATTTGCAGACCATATAA
- a CDS encoding MDR family MFS transporter yields MDSTLQKKKTPYLMIVVLFIGAFVSFLNNSLLNVALPSIMIDLEIADYSTVQWLATGYMLVSGVLIPASAFLLTRFSNRSLFITSMAIFTLGTALAAFAPNFSILLTGRMVQAAGSSVMGPLLMNIMLISFPREKRGAAMGIFGLVMITAPAIGPTLSGYIVQYYDWRVLFEMILPLAIISLLLAIWKAENVMEQNKNATVDYASVILSCIGFGGLLYGCSSASSDGWTDGVVLTTLIVGGIALIAFILRQLKLEVPLLDLRVYKYPMFALASIIAIVNAVAMFSGMILTPAYVQSVRGISPLDSGLMMLPGAIVMGIMSPITGKLFDRFGPRILAVVGLVVMAVSTFMLAHLQLDSSYTYIILVYTLRMFGMSMVMMPIMTNGLNQLPTRLNPHGTAINNTAQQVAGSLGTAVLVTIMNTVTKSEATSLMSGIDPTTMTEATTAALTQQALLAGIQYSFYVTFIVNIVALVLALFVKRVDTSAEAVSKIENQPTPSGAAVK; encoded by the coding sequence ATGGATTCAACATTACAGAAAAAAAAAACACCCTATTTAATGATTGTCGTCTTATTTATAGGGGCGTTTGTATCATTTTTAAATAATTCCTTATTAAACGTTGCATTACCGTCCATTATGATTGATTTAGAAATAGCTGATTACTCAACAGTTCAATGGCTGGCTACCGGCTATATGCTTGTCAGCGGTGTCTTAATTCCAGCATCCGCTTTTTTACTGACTCGCTTTTCGAATCGTAGCTTATTCATTACTTCGATGGCGATTTTTACTTTAGGGACTGCCTTAGCTGCCTTTGCGCCCAATTTTTCGATATTGCTAACTGGCCGTATGGTGCAGGCAGCTGGTTCCTCGGTTATGGGTCCACTCTTAATGAATATTATGTTAATCAGCTTTCCTCGTGAAAAACGTGGAGCAGCCATGGGGATTTTCGGCTTAGTGATGATTACCGCACCAGCCATTGGACCTACTCTATCCGGATATATTGTTCAATATTATGATTGGCGCGTGCTTTTCGAAATGATTCTGCCATTAGCTATTATCAGTCTTCTATTGGCTATTTGGAAGGCCGAGAATGTAATGGAGCAGAATAAGAACGCAACTGTTGATTATGCTTCAGTAATCTTATCTTGTATTGGATTTGGCGGATTATTATATGGATGTAGTTCAGCAAGCTCAGACGGCTGGACAGACGGAGTTGTCTTAACAACCTTAATTGTTGGTGGAATCGCCTTAATCGCCTTTATCCTGCGCCAATTAAAATTGGAAGTTCCGTTATTAGATTTACGAGTTTATAAGTATCCTATGTTTGCCCTTGCTTCTATTATTGCAATTGTCAACGCAGTAGCCATGTTTTCCGGAATGATTTTAACACCTGCTTATGTACAAAGTGTACGAGGGATTTCACCTCTAGATTCTGGTTTAATGATGCTGCCGGGTGCCATCGTTATGGGAATCATGTCACCCATTACAGGAAAATTATTTGATCGCTTTGGACCAAGAATATTAGCGGTTGTCGGGCTTGTGGTAATGGCTGTTTCCACCTTTATGCTGGCCCATCTGCAGCTCGATTCCAGCTACACGTATATTATTCTGGTGTACACTTTACGAATGTTCGGGATGTCCATGGTGATGATGCCGATTATGACAAACGGATTAAACCAGCTTCCTACTCGTTTAAATCCACACGGTACTGCCATCAACAACACAGCCCAACAGGTTGCCGGTTCTCTTGGTACCGCTGTTCTAGTAACGATCATGAATACTGTGACGAAATCAGAAGCGACAAGCTTAATGTCTGGCATTGATCCAACAACAATGACGGAAGCAACAACTGCTGCATTGACCCAACAGGCATTACTGGCCGGTATTCAATATTCGTTCTATGTAACGTTTATCGTAAATATTGTTGCCCTAGTCCTAGCATTATTTGTGAAGCGCGTCGATACTAGTGCGGAGGCTGTCAGTAAAATTGAAAATCAACCAACCCCATCTGGTGCCGCTGTAAAATAA
- a CDS encoding enoyl-CoA hydratase-related protein has protein sequence MKEFNTITCSAEENIAIITINRPKYLNALNTEVLQELSEAVDFIAVNKEIRAVVLTGAGEKAFVAGADIAEMQSKNVLEAREFSSLGNRIFSKLENLSIPVIAAVNGFALGGGCELAMACDIRIAGSKAKFGQPEVGLGIMAGFGGTQRLARLVGAGIAKELLYTGEMISADRAYEIGLVNKVVNSVEVQEEAIKMAQMIASKSPLGVSFTKKAINDGVNLDLERALSLEAELFGALFSTDDQTEGMTAFLEKRQAAFKGE, from the coding sequence ATGAAAGAATTTAATACTATCACCTGCTCGGCAGAAGAAAATATTGCCATTATTACGATTAATCGACCAAAATATTTGAACGCCCTTAATACTGAGGTATTACAGGAATTATCAGAGGCTGTTGATTTTATTGCTGTGAATAAGGAAATTCGTGCAGTCGTATTGACAGGTGCTGGTGAAAAGGCATTTGTTGCCGGAGCAGATATTGCAGAAATGCAATCCAAAAATGTGCTAGAAGCCCGTGAATTTTCAAGCTTAGGTAATCGTATTTTTTCAAAGCTTGAAAACCTTTCTATTCCGGTCATTGCTGCAGTAAACGGTTTTGCGCTTGGCGGCGGCTGCGAGCTGGCTATGGCATGCGACATCCGTATTGCCGGAAGCAAAGCTAAATTTGGTCAGCCTGAGGTCGGTCTTGGAATTATGGCTGGTTTTGGGGGAACACAGCGGCTTGCACGTCTTGTTGGAGCAGGAATCGCTAAGGAATTATTGTATACAGGTGAAATGATTTCTGCAGATCGCGCCTACGAAATTGGACTTGTAAATAAGGTGGTTAATTCAGTTGAAGTACAAGAGGAAGCGATAAAAATGGCGCAAATGATCGCCTCTAAATCTCCTTTAGGCGTAAGCTTCACGAAAAAAGCAATCAATGATGGGGTCAACCTAGACCTTGAACGAGCGTTATCCCTTGAAGCTGAATTATTCGGAGCCCTATTCTCAACAGACGATCAAACAGAAGGAATGACGGCATTTTTAGAAAAGCGGCAGGCTGCCTTTAAAGGAGAATAA
- a CDS encoding DUF3231 family protein, translated as MMDRHSIKLTAPEISSLWTQYLFDSMSICFFKYALEHLEDEDIIDTYKLALDYSELHVQKIQEFFKEENFPVPQGFTEEDVDIHAPRLFQDPFYLQYMYIMTLQGITGYALSLSTSVRSDLRKYYIACNHEVTNLFEKTLDLLLSKGIFSRPPVITPAQSIDFVDQQSFLTGFLGKRRPLTAMEIGDITFNMNKMNLHVALKVGFSQVAHSEKIREYIVRGMEIADKHIEAFDSVFREEKLNSPVSWQSYVTNSTTSPFSDKFLMYQVQLSTQLAIAYYGTALSVTSRRDLAIKYVSLTAELLRFAEDGTNLMIENKWLEEPPSASDRRALSKDIRIK; from the coding sequence ATGATGGACAGGCACAGTATAAAACTAACAGCTCCTGAAATATCAAGTCTTTGGACACAATATCTATTTGATTCCATGTCTATATGCTTTTTTAAATATGCACTTGAACACCTCGAAGATGAAGATATTATTGATACTTATAAATTGGCATTAGACTATTCAGAATTACATGTTCAAAAAATTCAAGAATTTTTTAAAGAAGAAAATTTCCCTGTACCACAAGGTTTTACAGAAGAGGATGTTGACATCCATGCTCCCCGTCTTTTTCAAGATCCTTTTTATCTGCAATATATGTATATCATGACCCTCCAAGGCATAACAGGATATGCCCTTTCACTTAGTACGTCCGTTCGTTCCGATCTGAGAAAATACTATATAGCCTGTAATCACGAGGTGACAAACTTATTTGAAAAGACGCTTGATTTATTGCTATCAAAAGGTATATTTTCACGTCCGCCAGTGATTACACCGGCTCAGTCGATTGATTTTGTTGATCAGCAAAGTTTTTTAACAGGTTTTCTTGGCAAACGGCGTCCCTTAACGGCCATGGAGATTGGTGATATTACGTTTAATATGAATAAAATGAATTTGCATGTGGCCTTAAAGGTGGGATTCAGTCAGGTTGCCCATTCAGAAAAGATCCGAGAGTACATCGTAAGAGGTATGGAGATAGCCGATAAACATATAGAAGCATTTGATTCGGTATTCCGTGAAGAAAAGCTGAATTCTCCAGTTTCATGGCAATCGTATGTTACCAATTCAACGACATCGCCTTTTTCTGATAAATTCTTAATGTATCAGGTACAACTTTCAACCCAGCTTGCGATTGCCTATTATGGAACAGCATTAAGCGTAACGTCAAGAAGAGATCTTGCCATTAAATATGTATCGCTTACAGCTGAACTTTTACGCTTTGCAGAAGATGGAACGAACCTGATGATCGAGAATAAATGGCTAGAGGAGCCTCCATCTGCCAGTGATCGCAGAGCGCTATCAAAGGATATAAGGATTAAATGA
- a CDS encoding iron-containing alcohol dehydrogenase — translation MKNFVFQNSTKIIFGQDTEQQVGQEAALYGKRLLLHYGGGSIKKSGLYDRVIQSLKAKGMEIFELSGVMPNPRVSLVREGISLCKEKNIDIILAVGGGSVIDSAKAIAAGAKYDGDVWDFFDGKGQITDCLPLGVVLTIPAAGSESSSGSVITNEDGWYKKSTGHPSMRPKFAILNPVLSYTLSAYQTACGITDMMAHIMERYFTNEKNVELTDRLCEATLRTIINNAHTVLDDPENYEARAEIMWSGTIAHNDLLSTGRIGDWGSHDIEHEISGIYDIAHGAGLAIVFPAWMKYVYKHDINRFAQFAHRVWDVEMNLNNLEKTALMGIEKLEAFFQSINMPIRLQEIKIDDTHLEEMARKGTESGPLGNFVKLHKEDVLHILKLAL, via the coding sequence ATGAAAAATTTTGTGTTTCAAAATAGTACGAAAATTATTTTTGGTCAGGATACAGAGCAGCAGGTTGGACAGGAAGCAGCCCTTTATGGGAAACGTCTTCTCCTGCATTACGGAGGCGGCAGCATTAAAAAGAGCGGCTTATACGATCGAGTGATTCAGTCGCTTAAAGCGAAGGGAATGGAGATTTTCGAATTGAGTGGAGTTATGCCAAATCCACGAGTAAGCCTTGTCCGCGAGGGTATTAGCCTATGTAAAGAAAAGAACATCGATATCATCCTCGCTGTTGGTGGTGGCAGTGTCATTGATTCGGCAAAGGCTATTGCAGCCGGAGCTAAATATGATGGGGATGTTTGGGATTTCTTTGACGGTAAAGGTCAGATTACAGACTGCCTGCCGCTTGGCGTCGTCTTGACTATTCCAGCAGCAGGAAGTGAATCAAGCAGTGGTTCTGTTATTACAAATGAAGACGGCTGGTATAAGAAATCAACAGGACATCCTTCCATGCGTCCGAAGTTTGCGATATTAAATCCAGTCCTTTCCTACACTTTATCAGCCTATCAAACCGCTTGTGGTATTACGGATATGATGGCCCATATTATGGAAAGATATTTCACGAATGAAAAGAATGTTGAGCTAACCGATCGCTTATGTGAAGCCACATTAAGAACCATTATTAATAATGCACACACTGTTTTAGACGATCCGGAAAACTATGAGGCACGTGCCGAAATTATGTGGTCCGGGACCATTGCCCATAATGATTTACTATCCACCGGTAGAATTGGGGATTGGGGTAGCCATGACATTGAGCATGAAATAAGTGGGATTTATGATATCGCACATGGTGCCGGCTTAGCCATTGTTTTTCCAGCTTGGATGAAATATGTATACAAACATGACATTAATCGCTTTGCCCAATTCGCCCACCGAGTTTGGGATGTTGAAATGAATCTAAACAACCTGGAGAAAACAGCGTTAATGGGAATCGAAAAATTGGAAGCATTCTTCCAATCAATTAACATGCCCATTAGACTACAGGAAATTAAAATTGATGATACGCACTTAGAAGAAATGGCAAGAAAAGGAACTGAATCCGGTCCACTGGGGAACTTTGTGAAACTGCATAAAGAAGACGTCCTCCACATTCTAAAATTAGCACTGTAA